From Rubrivirga sp. SAORIC476, a single genomic window includes:
- a CDS encoding PQQ-dependent sugar dehydrogenase: MSRRLGLLLAVATFVAASSSGAAQAPGSGAIPGSDGTLLPGGVEFAPLDATLEVVASGFGIPWAVEVLGEDEYLVSERFGSLVHVRDGEMIELGGLPASQIFPAPPLYLGGYNDVSLHPQFETNGLVYLAYVGVDYRMAVGRFDFSDRTVRDFEVVFQSNAFSIGSRIAWQDDYFFVTQGMAGYPHPDPGAQDLGNHSGKIHRLHADGSVPSDNPVFDGTAGPTSIWSYGHRDTQGLLIEGGVLYSNEHGPLGGDELNVIERGGNYGWPLFSFGLNYDETPVGGMTEAEAAQTTVLPLKAWDRTFNMAPSGLVRLEASAFPTWDGAFLWGSLAQQRLIAYDPTTDRTAILLDDVGRIRDVTQLPSGALLILLDATDLETPNGQIVKVLSR, translated from the coding sequence ATGTCCCGCCGCCTCGGCCTGCTCCTCGCCGTCGCCACGTTCGTCGCCGCCTCTTCCTCAGGCGCTGCGCAGGCCCCCGGGAGCGGCGCGATCCCCGGGAGTGACGGCACGCTGCTCCCCGGCGGCGTCGAGTTCGCGCCGCTCGACGCGACGCTGGAGGTCGTCGCCTCCGGGTTCGGCATCCCCTGGGCGGTCGAGGTGCTGGGTGAGGACGAGTACCTCGTCTCCGAGCGGTTCGGCTCGCTCGTCCACGTTCGCGACGGAGAGATGATCGAGCTCGGGGGCCTGCCGGCGTCCCAGATCTTCCCCGCGCCCCCGCTCTACCTCGGCGGGTACAACGACGTCAGCCTGCACCCCCAGTTCGAGACCAACGGGCTCGTCTACCTCGCCTACGTGGGTGTGGACTACCGGATGGCCGTCGGCCGGTTCGACTTCTCCGACCGGACCGTGCGGGACTTCGAGGTCGTCTTCCAGTCCAACGCGTTCTCGATCGGCTCCCGCATCGCGTGGCAGGACGACTACTTCTTCGTGACCCAGGGGATGGCTGGGTACCCGCACCCCGATCCGGGGGCGCAGGACCTGGGCAACCACAGCGGCAAGATCCACCGGCTCCACGCGGACGGCTCGGTGCCCTCCGACAACCCCGTGTTCGACGGCACCGCAGGCCCCACGAGCATTTGGAGCTACGGGCACCGCGACACCCAGGGCCTGCTGATCGAGGGTGGCGTCCTGTATTCCAACGAGCACGGTCCCCTCGGCGGGGACGAACTCAACGTGATCGAGCGGGGCGGGAACTACGGCTGGCCCCTGTTCTCGTTCGGCCTCAACTACGACGAGACGCCCGTCGGCGGGATGACCGAGGCGGAGGCGGCGCAAACCACCGTGCTCCCTCTCAAAGCGTGGGACCGGACGTTCAACATGGCGCCGTCCGGCCTCGTCCGCCTGGAGGCCAGCGCGTTCCCCACGTGGGACGGTGCGTTCCTGTGGGGCTCGCTCGCCCAGCAGCGGCTCATCGCGTACGACCCGACCACCGACCGAACCGCGATCCTGCTGGACGATGTCGGTCGGATCCGGGACGTGACGCAGCTCCCGAGCGGAGCGCTGCTGATCCTGCTCGACGCCACCGATCTGGAGACCCCGAACGGGCAGATCGTCAAGGTCCTTTCGCGGTGA
- a CDS encoding serine hydrolase, with the protein MLLASPVRTLTLALALAVSIAPSAQDLPLPAQLDAFLMATHEAGRFDGAVVVTDGGEVVYERGVGEANRSWGIPNTPDTRFRIASLTKQFTAALVLQLAEAGAMDLDAPIYQTLPDYPAAQGRVTVHQLLSQTSGIPEHLGLPGFDVMKRNPVAPDSFLAVFSGLPLDFEPGSRFAYSNSNYILLGVLIEHVTGQPYADVLRERLLVPLGLTDTGYDDGATVIDRMASGYTRVGLDVEHATYVDPSVPYAAGMMYSTARDLVRWTQALHRGEPFERPETLERMTTPVHDDYAYGLGVSMLPVGPTPVRAIGHSGGIFGFSTFLLHFPDTDRTVAVLANTEDSTQPVAFALARILYGQAVEAPRRPIGPALAAVLDAEGVDVAVARYREIRETEAEAYDLGEDQLNTLGYLALGRGDVAAAIRLFELNVEMYPEASNPYDSLGEAYAVAGERERAIANYQRALDLDPGSDSARDALARLGVDAQAAVFEVSDAVLWGYVGQYALQPGMTVDVRMEDGALVAEATGQPAFEMVPVTAMRFSIPAVGAQVTFTVGEDGRAHALTLHGGAQDLVGPRIE; encoded by the coding sequence ATGCTCCTCGCTTCCCCCGTCCGGACGCTCACCCTCGCACTCGCGCTCGCCGTCAGCATCGCCCCGTCGGCCCAGGACCTCCCCCTTCCCGCTCAGCTCGACGCCTTTCTGATGGCGACCCACGAGGCCGGGCGCTTCGACGGTGCGGTCGTGGTGACCGACGGGGGCGAGGTGGTCTACGAGCGAGGCGTCGGCGAGGCGAACCGGTCGTGGGGCATCCCGAACACGCCGGACACGCGCTTCCGCATCGCGTCGCTCACGAAGCAGTTCACGGCCGCCCTGGTGCTCCAGCTCGCCGAGGCGGGCGCGATGGACCTCGACGCGCCCATCTACCAGACGCTCCCCGACTACCCGGCCGCGCAGGGCCGCGTGACGGTCCACCAGTTGCTGTCGCAGACCTCCGGCATCCCCGAGCACCTCGGCCTCCCGGGCTTCGACGTGATGAAGCGGAATCCGGTCGCGCCCGACTCCTTCCTGGCCGTCTTCTCCGGGCTTCCCCTCGACTTCGAGCCCGGCAGCCGGTTCGCCTACAGCAACTCCAACTACATCCTGCTCGGCGTCCTGATCGAGCACGTCACCGGGCAGCCCTACGCCGACGTCTTGCGCGAGCGGCTCCTCGTTCCCCTCGGCCTGACCGACACCGGCTACGACGACGGCGCGACGGTGATCGACCGGATGGCGAGCGGCTACACCCGCGTCGGCCTCGACGTCGAGCACGCGACGTACGTCGACCCGAGCGTGCCGTACGCGGCCGGGATGATGTACTCGACCGCACGAGACCTCGTCCGCTGGACCCAGGCCCTGCACCGGGGCGAGCCCTTCGAGCGCCCCGAGACGCTGGAGCGGATGACGACGCCGGTCCACGACGACTACGCCTACGGCCTGGGCGTCTCCATGCTGCCCGTCGGCCCGACGCCGGTGCGCGCCATCGGGCACAGCGGCGGCATCTTCGGCTTCTCGACGTTCCTGCTCCACTTCCCCGACACGGACCGGACGGTCGCGGTGCTCGCCAACACCGAGGACAGCACCCAGCCGGTCGCGTTCGCCCTCGCGCGGATCCTCTACGGCCAGGCGGTCGAGGCGCCGAGGCGACCCATCGGCCCCGCGCTGGCGGCGGTCCTGGACGCCGAGGGCGTCGACGTCGCGGTCGCTCGCTACCGGGAGATCCGCGAGACCGAAGCCGAGGCCTACGACCTCGGCGAGGACCAGCTCAACACGCTCGGCTACCTCGCGCTCGGCCGGGGCGACGTGGCGGCCGCCATTCGGCTCTTCGAACTCAACGTCGAGATGTACCCGGAGGCGTCCAACCCGTACGACAGCCTGGGAGAGGCCTATGCCGTCGCCGGAGAGCGCGAACGCGCCATCGCGAACTACCAGCGGGCGCTCGACCTCGACCCCGGCAGCGACAGCGCGCGCGACGCCCTCGCCCGCCTCGGCGTCGACGCCCAAGCGGCGGTGTTCGAGGTGTCGGACGCCGTGCTGTGGGGCTACGTCGGGCAGTACGCGCTGCAGCCCGGCATGACGGTGGACGTGCGGATGGAGGACGGTGCGCTCGTCGCGGAGGCGACCGGCCAGCCCGCCTTCGAGATGGTCCCGGTGACGGCGATGCGCTTCTCGATCCCCGCCGTCGGCGCCCAGGTCACGTTCACCGTCGGCGAGGACGGACGCGCGCACGCACTCACGCTCCACGGCGGCGCGCAGGACTTGGTCGGCCCGCGCATCGAGTAG
- a CDS encoding TetR/AcrR family transcriptional regulator, with the protein MPSSPVETSDPRVLRTRRLLEDALLSFASERPYATVTVKDIAARATVNRATFYAHFADKDDLLRGLLRSRLDQALSVRLEGDDSGDGPASFEAYLDALLPAALEFSEWAAGGCRSARQQGLDAALPEAELRARIETLVGQWLGVGEDDGAAEMTASAVAAMVARVSTDWSRRAERVPEGTVLDRLRSLVLGAVGALPDAVDGPARARG; encoded by the coding sequence ATGCCTTCGTCGCCTGTGGAGACCTCCGACCCGCGCGTCCTGCGGACCCGCCGTCTCCTCGAAGACGCCCTCCTGTCGTTCGCCAGCGAGCGGCCGTACGCCACGGTGACGGTCAAGGACATCGCGGCGCGGGCGACGGTCAACCGCGCCACGTTCTACGCCCACTTCGCCGACAAGGACGATCTGCTGCGGGGCCTCCTGCGCAGCCGGCTCGACCAGGCTCTCTCGGTCCGCCTGGAGGGCGACGACAGCGGCGACGGACCGGCCTCCTTCGAGGCCTACCTGGACGCGCTCTTGCCGGCCGCGCTGGAGTTCTCCGAGTGGGCGGCCGGCGGGTGTCGCAGCGCGCGGCAGCAGGGCCTGGACGCCGCCCTGCCGGAGGCGGAACTCCGGGCTCGCATCGAGACGCTCGTTGGGCAGTGGCTGGGCGTCGGTGAAGACGACGGGGCCGCGGAGATGACGGCCAGCGCGGTGGCCGCGATGGTCGCCCGCGTCTCGACGGACTGGAGCCGCCGGGCGGAACGCGTACCCGAGGGCACGGTCCTGGATCGGCTGCGGTCGCTGGTGCTCGGCGCCGTCGGCGCCCTCCCCGACGCCGTCGACGGCCCGGCCCGCGCCCGGGGCTAG
- a CDS encoding DoxX family protein has product MNKILWVVQILLALAFAMAGALKLFTPIADLAAQMGWPGESPALLVRFIGLAEVCGALGLILPSALRIRPSLTPLAAACLVVVMGLAAGFHLVRGEMAALGAPLVLGALAAFVAWGRSKKAPIAARA; this is encoded by the coding sequence ATGAACAAGATCCTCTGGGTCGTCCAGATCCTCCTCGCCCTCGCCTTCGCCATGGCCGGGGCCTTGAAGCTGTTTACGCCCATCGCTGACCTCGCCGCCCAGATGGGTTGGCCGGGCGAGTCGCCGGCCCTGCTCGTCCGCTTCATCGGGCTGGCCGAGGTGTGCGGCGCGCTCGGCCTCATCCTGCCGTCCGCGCTCCGGATCCGTCCGTCGCTGACCCCGCTGGCCGCCGCCTGCCTGGTGGTGGTGATGGGGCTCGCCGCCGGCTTCCACCTCGTCCGCGGTGAGATGGCGGCGCTCGGGGCGCCCCTCGTACTCGGCGCGCTGGCCGCATTCGTGGCCTGGGGCCGGTCGAAGAAGGCGCCGATCGCCGCTCGCGCGTAG
- a CDS encoding 2OG-Fe(II) oxygenase yields the protein MAADLADRGWSVVPEFLAAPTAAALRAESLARRDQFHRAGTGRGAGHHLQPGVRGDDVLWLGDTPDAPGEGGYLGALETLRVHLNRTLYLGLDGFEAHVAVYPPGAGYARHRDAFHGARSRVLSTVLYLNPGWEDADGGHLRLFLDADGFESFVDVMPEAGTLAVFFSEDIEHEVRPATRERVSVAGWFSVRR from the coding sequence GTGGCCGCCGACCTCGCCGACCGCGGCTGGTCCGTCGTCCCTGAGTTTCTCGCCGCCCCGACGGCCGCCGCCCTCCGCGCGGAGTCGCTGGCGCGGCGAGACCAGTTTCACCGCGCAGGCACGGGCCGAGGCGCGGGGCATCACCTCCAGCCGGGCGTCCGCGGCGACGACGTGCTGTGGCTCGGCGACACGCCGGACGCGCCGGGGGAGGGCGGGTACCTCGGCGCGCTGGAGACGCTGCGCGTCCACCTCAACCGGACGCTCTACCTGGGGCTGGACGGGTTCGAGGCGCACGTGGCGGTCTACCCGCCGGGTGCGGGCTACGCACGCCACCGCGACGCCTTCCACGGCGCGCGAAGCCGCGTCCTCTCGACCGTCCTCTACCTCAACCCCGGCTGGGAAGACGCCGACGGCGGCCACCTGCGCCTCTTCCTCGATGCCGACGGGTTCGAGTCGTTCGTCGACGTGATGCCCGAGGCGGGCACGCTGGCGGTCTTCTTCAGCGAGGACATCGAGCACGAGGTGCGCCCGGCGACGCGGGAGCGGGTGAGCGTGGCGGGATGGTTCTCTGTACGTCGGTAA
- a CDS encoding nuclear transport factor 2 family protein, translated as MAHRHADLVARFYDALSRRDGDAMAACYHPAVTFRDPVFDLQGPKAGAMWRMLCDRGTGLRVAASGITADDSAGEAHWEADYTFSQTKRPVHNVIDAVFTFEDGLIRTHVDRFDFWSWSRQALGVPGLLLGWTPFLRAKVAAEAQRGLDAYIARHPEALG; from the coding sequence ATGGCCCATCGCCACGCCGACCTCGTCGCCCGCTTCTACGACGCGCTCTCCCGCCGCGACGGCGACGCCATGGCGGCCTGCTACCACCCCGCGGTGACCTTCCGCGACCCGGTGTTCGACCTCCAGGGTCCGAAGGCGGGTGCCATGTGGCGGATGCTCTGCGACCGCGGCACGGGCCTGCGCGTCGCCGCCTCTGGCATCACGGCCGACGACTCGGCCGGCGAGGCTCACTGGGAGGCCGACTACACGTTCTCGCAGACGAAGCGCCCGGTCCACAACGTGATCGACGCCGTGTTCACCTTCGAGGACGGGCTGATCCGCACCCACGTCGACCGGTTCGACTTCTGGTCGTGGAGCCGTCAGGCGCTTGGCGTGCCGGGCCTGCTGCTCGGGTGGACGCCGTTCCTCCGTGCGAAGGTCGCCGCGGAGGCCCAGAGGGGGCTCGACGCCTACATCGCCCGCCACCCCGAAGCGCTGGGCTGA